In Alosa sapidissima isolate fAloSap1 chromosome 4, fAloSap1.pri, whole genome shotgun sequence, the following are encoded in one genomic region:
- the LOC121707328 gene encoding potassium channel subfamily K member 9-like isoform X2, with translation MNTCTRYLLSRTKRCLGLRRSEVSMGNMVLMGFLSCLSVLCVGAGAFSYFEGWSFFHAYYYCFITLTTIGFGDFVALLKREDLQTNTVYVAFSFLYILVGLTVIGAFLNLVVLRFLTVSSEGPLQAAAVEEAGEGGGGGGGRRRGEGGNMGKEGGDLEKGRGALAAGHRKEEETEQAPQPPGAVENGSCRNSSLSLPADRGSSRANLIPSPENPRGSTLKRKKRMTPARPSPARLLSFCSAACCHRHGQTGERSPLSSQHELHSGGGGGGGGGHINPVFYNSISYRVDSHGSWASSFPSGSLCLRQHCTPIHTYARRRSV, from the coding sequence ATGAACACCTGCACGCGCTACCTGCTCAGCCGGACCAAGCGCTGCCTGGGGCTTCGCCGCTCTGAGGTCTCCATGGGCAACATGGTGCTGATGGGCTTCCTGTCGTGCCTGAGTGTGCTGTGCGTGGGTGCCGGTGCCTTCTCCTACTTCGAGGGCTGGAGCTTCTTCCATGCCTACTACTATTGTTTCATCACGCTGACCACCATCGGCTTCGGTGACTTTGTGGCGCTGCTCAAGCGCGAGGACTTGCAGACCAACACGGTCTACGTGGCATTCAGCTTCCTCTACATCCTGGTGGGGCTGACCGTGATCGGGGCCTTCCTCAACCTGGTGGTGCTGAGGTTCCTCACCGTCAGCTCAGAGGGGCCGCTGCAGGCAGCAGCGGTGGAGGaggcaggagagggaggaggaggaggaggaggaaggcggAGAGGGGAAGGGGGGAACATGGGAAAGGAGGGAGGTGACCTGGAGAAGGGTCGGGGTGCTCTGGCTGCGGGAcacaggaaggaggaggagacagaacAGGCGCCTCAACCGCCAGGTGCGGTGGAGAACGGATCGTGCCGGAACAGCAGCCTGTCCTTGCCCGCCGACAGGGGCAGCAGCCGCGCCAACCTCATCCCATCCCCCGAGAACCCTCGAGGATCAACcttgaagaggaagaagaggatgaCCCCGGCTCGGCCATCACCGGCCCGTCTCCTCTCATTCTGCTCGGCCGCCTGCTGTCATCGCCATGGTCAGACCGGGGAGAGAAGCCCACTGTCCTCCCAGCATGAGCTGcatagtggaggaggaggaggaggaggaggaggccataTCAATCCCGTCTTCTACAACTCTATCTCCTACAGGGTGGACTCCCACGGCTCCTGGGCCTCCTCCTTCCCGAGTGGCTCCCTGTGCCTGCGGCAACACTGCACCCCCatccacacatacgcacgcaggAGGTCTGTCTAG
- the LOC121707328 gene encoding potassium channel subfamily K member 15-like isoform X1, translating into MSHRLLMFSPMNMQNIRTLCLIVCMLSYLLVGAAVFDALESETESSRKKMLELKLNELKKKYGFSDEEYREIEKVVLQWEPHRGGIQWKFAGSFYFAITVITTIGYGHAAPGTDAGKAFCMFYAVLGIPLTLVMFQSLGERMNTCTRYLLSRTKRCLGLRRSEVSMGNMVLMGFLSCLSVLCVGAGAFSYFEGWSFFHAYYYCFITLTTIGFGDFVALLKREDLQTNTVYVAFSFLYILVGLTVIGAFLNLVVLRFLTVSSEGPLQAAAVEEAGEGGGGGGGRRRGEGGNMGKEGGDLEKGRGALAAGHRKEEETEQAPQPPGAVENGSCRNSSLSLPADRGSSRANLIPSPENPRGSTLKRKKRMTPARPSPARLLSFCSAACCHRHGQTGERSPLSSQHELHSGGGGGGGGGHINPVFYNSISYRVDSHGSWASSFPSGSLCLRQHCTPIHTYARRRSV; encoded by the exons AtgtcgcataggctactcatgtTTTCCCCGATGAACATGCAAAACATTCGAACTCTTTGCTTGATTGTTTGCATGCTCTCTTACCTACTTGTTGGAGCCGCTGTGTTCGACGCGCTTGAGTCTGAGACGGAAAGTTCCCGAAAGAAAATGTTGGAGCTTAAACTGAACGAGTTGAAGAAAAAATATGGTTTCTCTGATGAGGAATACCGCGAAATTGAAAAGGTGGTTTTACAATGGGAGCCTCATCGAGGAGGAATACAATGGAAATTCGCGGGCTCTTTCTACTTTGCAATCACTGTTATCACCACGATAG GCTATGGGCACGCTGCCCCTGGCACTGATGCGGGTAAAGCTTTCTGCATGTTCTACGCCGTCCTGGGCATCCCGCTGACTCTGGTGATGTTCCAGAGCCTGGGGGAGCGCATGAACACCTGCACGCGCTACCTGCTCAGCCGGACCAAGCGCTGCCTGGGGCTTCGCCGCTCTGAGGTCTCCATGGGCAACATGGTGCTGATGGGCTTCCTGTCGTGCCTGAGTGTGCTGTGCGTGGGTGCCGGTGCCTTCTCCTACTTCGAGGGCTGGAGCTTCTTCCATGCCTACTACTATTGTTTCATCACGCTGACCACCATCGGCTTCGGTGACTTTGTGGCGCTGCTCAAGCGCGAGGACTTGCAGACCAACACGGTCTACGTGGCATTCAGCTTCCTCTACATCCTGGTGGGGCTGACCGTGATCGGGGCCTTCCTCAACCTGGTGGTGCTGAGGTTCCTCACCGTCAGCTCAGAGGGGCCGCTGCAGGCAGCAGCGGTGGAGGaggcaggagagggaggaggaggaggaggaggaaggcggAGAGGGGAAGGGGGGAACATGGGAAAGGAGGGAGGTGACCTGGAGAAGGGTCGGGGTGCTCTGGCTGCGGGAcacaggaaggaggaggagacagaacAGGCGCCTCAACCGCCAGGTGCGGTGGAGAACGGATCGTGCCGGAACAGCAGCCTGTCCTTGCCCGCCGACAGGGGCAGCAGCCGCGCCAACCTCATCCCATCCCCCGAGAACCCTCGAGGATCAACcttgaagaggaagaagaggatgaCCCCGGCTCGGCCATCACCGGCCCGTCTCCTCTCATTCTGCTCGGCCGCCTGCTGTCATCGCCATGGTCAGACCGGGGAGAGAAGCCCACTGTCCTCCCAGCATGAGCTGcatagtggaggaggaggaggaggaggaggaggccataTCAATCCCGTCTTCTACAACTCTATCTCCTACAGGGTGGACTCCCACGGCTCCTGGGCCTCCTCCTTCCCGAGTGGCTCCCTGTGCCTGCGGCAACACTGCACCCCCatccacacatacgcacgcaggAGGTCTGTCTAG